The Oryza glaberrima chromosome 9, OglaRS2, whole genome shotgun sequence genome includes a window with the following:
- the LOC127784116 gene encoding exopolygalacturonase-like, with the protein MEARLRLLVVVVAALCAAVASAASNSSVVGYHGDPTFNVRNYGAKGNGQTDDSRALMTAWKAACAATGAVTLVLPPGTYYIGPVQFHGPCSKATTMTFLMQGTLKAATDLKRFGNDWVEFGWVNHLIVSGQNGAAFDGQGAASWPFNKCPIRKDCKVLPTSVLFVNNNNMVVQNVASVNSKFFHMALLQCSGAKISGVRISAPESSPNTDGIHIERSNGVSIADTTIATGDDCISIGQGNDNIDVARVHCGPGHGMSVGSLGRYVGEGDVTRIHVRDMTFHGTMNGVRIKTWENSPTKSNAAHMLFENLVMNDVQNPIIIDQKYCPYYNCEHKFVSGVTIKDVQFKNIKGTATTQVAVLLKCGVPCQGVVLQDVDLRYKGKGVSSSKCENVRAKYAGFQNPKPCP; encoded by the exons ATGGaggcgcggctgcggctgctcgtcgtcgttgttgccgcgctctgcgccgccgtcgcgtccgcCGCCAGTAACTCGTCGGTGGTGGGGTACCACGGGGACCCGACGTTCAACGTCAGGAACTACGGCGCCAAGGGGAACGGCCAAACCGACGACAGCAGG GCGCTGATGACGGCGTGGAAGGCGGCGTGCGCGGCGACCGGGGCGGTGACGCTGGTGCTCCCGCCGGGGACCTACTACATCGGGCCGGTGCAGTTCCATGGCCCCTGCAGCAAGGCCACCACCATGACCTTCCTCATGCAG GGGACGCTCAAGGCGGCGACCGACCTGAAGAGGTTCGGCAACGACTGGGTCGAGTTCGGGTGGGTGAACCACCTCATCGTCTCCGGCCAGAACGGCGCCGCCTTCGACGGCCAGGGCGCCGCCTCCTGGCCCTTCAACAAGTGCCCCATCCGCAAGGACTGCAAAGTCCTCCCCACC AGCGTGCTGTTCgtgaacaacaacaacatggTGGTGCAGAACGTGGCGTCGGTGAACAGCAAGTTCTTCCACATGGCGCTGCTGCAGTGCAGCGGGGCGAAGATCAGCGGGGTGAGGATCAGCGCGCCGGAGAGCAGCCCGAACACGGACGGCATCCACATCGAGCGGAGCAACGGCGTGTCGATCGCGGACACCACCATCGCGACGGGCGACGACTGCATCTCCATCGGGCAGGGGAACGACAACATCGACGTGGCGCGCGTCCACTGCGGGCCTGGGCACGGCATGAGCGTGGGCAGCCTCGGCCGGTACGTCGGCGAGGGGGACGTCACGCGGATCCACGTCCGCGACATGACCTTCCACGGCACCATGAACGGCGTCCGCATCAAGACGTGGGAGAACTCCCCCACCAAGAGCAACGCCGCCCACATGCTGTTCGAGAACCTCGTCATGAACGACGTCCAGAACCCCATCATCATCGACCAGAAGTACTGCCCCTACTACAACTGCGAGCACAAG TTCGTGTCCGGGGTGACGATCAAGGACGTGCAGTTCAAGAACATCAaggggacggcgacgacgcaggTGGCGGTGCTGCTCAAGTGCGGGGTGCCGTGCCAGGGCGTCGTGCTGCAGGACGTCGACCTGCGGTACAAGGGGAAGGGCGTCTCGTCATCCAAGTGCGAGAACGTCAGGGCCAAGTACGCCGGCTTCCAGAACCCCAAGCCGTGCCCGTAG